In the Sphingomonas sp. LM7 genome, one interval contains:
- a CDS encoding RNA polymerase sigma factor, which translates to MTQAPRPLRERFYRDLRPALLAFFTRRVGNRAEAEDLVHDVYVRLESAQEPQMRDPEAYVFQVAANLVRDRARRAQVRTRYLAASGPDDHAQVDPIDPHRIAVSRETLAALVKALDALPERTRRIFLLYRYEQVSRQAIADTFGISMSAVDKHVHKAFVRLSARLGGTDV; encoded by the coding sequence ATGACCCAGGCACCCAGACCCCTGCGCGAAAGATTCTACCGCGACCTGCGGCCTGCGCTGCTTGCCTTCTTTACGCGCCGGGTCGGCAATCGCGCGGAAGCCGAGGATCTGGTGCACGACGTTTATGTGCGTCTCGAGAGTGCGCAAGAACCGCAGATGCGCGACCCGGAAGCCTATGTGTTCCAGGTAGCCGCAAATCTCGTGCGCGACCGGGCGCGCCGCGCGCAGGTGCGTACCCGCTATCTCGCAGCCTCCGGCCCTGATGATCATGCGCAGGTCGATCCGATCGATCCGCATCGCATTGCGGTTAGCCGCGAGACACTGGCGGCGCTGGTCAAGGCTCTCGACGCGCTACCCGAACGCACCCGCAGGATATTTCTTCTGTATCGATACGAGCAAGTCAGCCGCCAGGCGATTGCCGACACGTTCGGTATCTCGATGAGCGCCGTCGACAAGCACGTCCACAAGGCATTTGTCCGCCTCAGCGCGCGGCTGGGAGGGACGGATGTCTGA
- a CDS encoding TonB-dependent receptor has translation MRGGASVVRFALCSTAVALAIAAPSAASAQSEAQAGQRYSFRVPRQSLDAALRSVARTARAQILFDRELVATRQSQPLDGVFTVRQALTRAIGASPLTVEQSTRGVFTIRLATRSISTPMQRPDVHARAGKPRSGGAPSIRAGAEGGVAEPEPAEEIVVTGFRQSLERSAGIKRRSVHVEDAVVAEDIGKFPDPSTAAALQRVPGVQVTVGGNNEITGVMIRGLADILSTVDGREVVSAVGRGFALQDLPAVALARVSVVKTSTANLIEGGIAGITDLRLNKPFNFRDPALIVTARSNYSSNTERLNPQLGVLVTDRWDSGIGEIGALLNLSYAYFDYARPNSYITEQRSLSAAPYRIAGVVARNTAAGSTEYGWYDRPQVNGSLQWQAAPELEVYADGLFTGYRSKYQTAVVATPLFFGETTVAQYEVDREDCFTARVTPGGYNPNALELARGLISDSNPGGGFAVERLCNLTSGRFNNARALTSTQARTQRSYNYVLAGGLKYRSGPDTIVFDVAYQRATSESSGVIVDIGKRITVDLQTDVDEGNLQIHPGNPLGDASGFFLRNGLNQNFSRSVGGLKQARLDFTHDFDRAWGGIDTLQVGLRYADRTGLFNQAILNRTVADLTIPVAVTLPADFLVRAPGISRINGGAPFLVPDPYYLRSSAGRDILRGIYGVPLGDPPYQPERRFEAEERTYAAYLQLGFSTPIGESVSIDGLVGVRATHTERRIAGAGLVSGVLVPQLASTTDTDMLPNASARIQFGGGLQTRLSYAKAIRRPEFSALNPGLSYTISTNPATLNTGTAGNPNLRPQKSDSFDAAVEYYWGSNFVAVGAFARNIKDRVINAANAEIIDGFTYNISRPRNVGEAKLRGVEVSGQAFLDFLPGALSGIGLSGNFTLVDSEVGAGNGSRPDQLAGFEIQGVSRYNYNLGLIYERNGISGRLVYTRRSRYYDIDVTGSANVRPIDPARALDLSFTPTSLRHVRPGGRLDFSIGYDINDNLRVDVGGTNILRNTLRGYFDVDYLTHDRREDDSIYTIGIRARL, from the coding sequence ATGAGGGGCGGCGCCAGCGTCGTGAGATTTGCGCTTTGCTCGACTGCCGTCGCGCTCGCGATCGCTGCGCCGTCGGCTGCCTCGGCGCAATCTGAAGCGCAGGCCGGCCAGCGCTACAGCTTTCGAGTACCGCGCCAATCGCTGGACGCGGCGCTCCGGTCCGTCGCCCGCACCGCGCGCGCGCAGATCCTCTTCGACCGCGAACTGGTCGCCACGCGCCAGAGCCAACCGCTGGATGGCGTTTTCACGGTGCGGCAAGCACTGACCCGAGCGATCGGGGCCTCGCCGCTGACCGTCGAGCAGAGCACCCGCGGCGTCTTCACCATTCGTCTGGCGACGCGTTCGATCTCCACGCCGATGCAGCGTCCGGACGTGCATGCCCGGGCAGGCAAGCCTCGATCGGGTGGAGCCCCCTCCATACGCGCAGGAGCAGAGGGCGGCGTCGCCGAGCCGGAACCCGCCGAGGAAATCGTAGTGACCGGCTTCCGGCAAAGCCTCGAGCGCTCCGCAGGCATCAAGCGCAGATCCGTGCACGTGGAGGACGCCGTTGTCGCCGAGGACATCGGCAAGTTTCCCGATCCGAGCACCGCGGCCGCCCTGCAGCGTGTGCCGGGGGTCCAGGTTACGGTTGGCGGCAACAACGAAATCACTGGGGTGATGATTCGCGGTCTCGCCGACATCCTGTCGACGGTCGACGGACGCGAAGTGGTGTCCGCAGTCGGTCGCGGCTTCGCGTTGCAGGACTTGCCGGCAGTCGCGCTGGCGCGGGTCAGCGTGGTCAAGACCAGCACGGCCAATCTGATCGAGGGCGGAATCGCCGGCATCACCGACCTGCGGCTCAACAAGCCGTTCAACTTTCGCGATCCTGCGCTCATCGTCACCGCGCGCAGCAATTATTCATCGAACACGGAGCGGCTGAACCCGCAATTGGGCGTGCTGGTCACCGATCGATGGGACAGCGGCATCGGCGAGATCGGCGCGCTGCTGAACCTAAGCTACGCCTATTTCGACTATGCGCGCCCGAATTCCTACATAACCGAGCAGCGCAGCCTGTCGGCAGCGCCGTATCGTATTGCGGGTGTCGTCGCGCGCAACACTGCGGCAGGCAGTACCGAATATGGCTGGTACGATCGCCCGCAGGTCAACGGATCGTTGCAATGGCAAGCGGCTCCGGAGCTGGAAGTCTATGCCGATGGCCTGTTCACCGGATATCGCTCGAAATACCAGACCGCTGTCGTCGCCACGCCGTTGTTCTTCGGGGAGACGACGGTCGCGCAATACGAGGTCGATCGGGAAGATTGCTTCACGGCACGGGTGACGCCGGGCGGATACAATCCCAACGCGCTGGAGCTGGCGCGCGGGCTGATCTCCGATAGCAATCCGGGCGGCGGCTTTGCTGTCGAGCGGCTCTGTAACTTGACGTCGGGGCGATTCAACAACGCCCGCGCACTCACCAGCACCCAGGCGCGCACGCAGCGGAGTTACAACTATGTCCTCGCGGGCGGCCTGAAATATCGGAGCGGGCCGGACACGATCGTGTTCGACGTCGCCTATCAACGCGCGACGAGCGAAAGCTCGGGCGTGATCGTCGATATCGGCAAGCGGATCACCGTCGATCTTCAAACCGATGTCGATGAAGGAAACCTCCAGATTCACCCCGGCAACCCGCTGGGCGACGCGAGCGGCTTCTTCCTGCGCAATGGGCTGAACCAGAATTTCAGCCGCTCGGTGGGCGGCCTGAAGCAAGCGCGGCTGGATTTCACCCACGATTTCGACCGCGCCTGGGGAGGCATCGATACGCTGCAGGTCGGCCTGCGCTATGCCGATCGCACGGGGCTGTTCAACCAGGCGATCCTGAACCGCACGGTCGCCGACCTGACGATACCCGTCGCAGTCACCCTTCCTGCCGATTTCCTGGTCCGGGCGCCCGGCATCTCGCGGATCAACGGCGGTGCCCCGTTTCTCGTCCCGGATCCGTACTATCTGCGGTCGAGCGCGGGCCGAGACATTCTGCGCGGCATCTATGGCGTGCCGCTGGGCGACCCGCCGTACCAGCCCGAACGGCGGTTCGAGGCAGAGGAACGGACCTATGCAGCCTATCTTCAGCTTGGCTTCTCGACGCCGATCGGCGAATCCGTGTCGATCGATGGCCTGGTCGGCGTCCGCGCGACGCACACCGAGCGCCGCATCGCCGGTGCCGGTCTGGTCAGCGGCGTGCTGGTTCCGCAGCTGGCCAGCACGACCGACACCGACATGCTTCCGAACGCGAGCGCGCGCATCCAGTTCGGGGGCGGACTTCAGACGCGCCTGAGCTATGCAAAGGCGATTCGTCGGCCCGAATTCTCGGCGCTCAACCCCGGCCTCAGCTACACGATATCGACCAATCCGGCGACGCTGAACACGGGGACGGCGGGCAATCCGAACCTGAGACCGCAAAAGTCCGACAGCTTCGACGCGGCGGTCGAATATTATTGGGGATCGAACTTCGTGGCGGTCGGCGCCTTCGCACGGAACATCAAGGACCGAGTGATCAACGCCGCCAATGCCGAGATTATCGACGGCTTTACCTATAATATCAGCCGTCCTCGCAATGTCGGCGAGGCGAAGCTGCGGGGCGTCGAGGTCAGCGGGCAAGCCTTTCTCGATTTTCTCCCCGGCGCACTCTCCGGGATCGGCCTGTCGGGGAATTTCACGCTGGTCGATTCCGAAGTCGGCGCCGGCAACGGGTCACGCCCGGACCAGCTCGCCGGTTTCGAGATCCAGGGCGTGTCCCGGTACAACTACAACCTCGGCCTGATCTACGAACGGAACGGCATCTCCGGCCGGCTCGTCTACACGCGCCGGTCGCGATATTATGACATCGACGTCACCGGCTCCGCGAACGTCCGGCCGATCGATCCGGCACGGGCGCTCGATCTGAGCTTCACCCCCACCTCGCTGCGCCATGTGCGGCCCGGCGGCCGCCTCGACTTCAGCATCGGCTACGACATCAACGACAATCTGCGTGTCGATGTCGGCGGCACCAACATCCTGCGCAATACGCTGCGCGGCTATTTCGATGTCGACTATCTCACCCACGACCGCCGCGAAGACGATTCCATCTACACCATAGGAATCCGCGCGCGCCTTTGA
- a CDS encoding GTP pyrophosphokinase family protein, whose product MTQEQNSIETHARQDLLDEFTRNTPRYQATMGAALSILDRVLPPKVVVTVSHRVKDFSSFYEKANKQVDGKLKYTKPFEQILDLVGIRIVVIAQRNVADVRDAIRIALDAFEEEDKAAELLKTGQLGYESYHFLCRLGKDRAVLREYAGLCDQPFEIQVRTALQHAWAENEHRIQYKKSKNPELQKRFLRLAAAISSADEEFDRIYEINEQLQKNAEAAEAEVLGTEIDAASDSSVENDLQLSRVSLLFGKRPSELLAENRPSEAIQVYDRFIDMQPNQVTHYVGRAKARALAGDIEGGLADLAIAKAKSPEHQATKALQRFFDRLLKNVEGHTAPIA is encoded by the coding sequence GTGACGCAGGAACAGAATTCGATCGAGACTCATGCCAGGCAGGATTTGCTCGACGAGTTCACACGCAACACGCCCCGCTATCAAGCCACGATGGGCGCAGCGCTCTCCATCTTGGATCGAGTGCTGCCCCCCAAGGTGGTGGTTACGGTCAGCCATCGGGTCAAGGACTTCAGCAGCTTTTATGAAAAGGCCAATAAGCAGGTCGATGGTAAGCTGAAGTACACTAAACCTTTCGAACAAATTCTCGACCTTGTTGGAATTCGCATCGTCGTGATTGCGCAACGAAATGTGGCCGACGTCCGTGACGCCATCCGGATCGCGCTCGATGCGTTCGAGGAGGAGGACAAGGCCGCAGAGCTGCTCAAAACGGGACAGCTCGGATATGAAAGCTATCATTTTCTTTGCCGCCTCGGCAAGGATCGGGCCGTCCTTCGCGAATATGCTGGTCTTTGCGATCAACCGTTCGAGATCCAGGTGCGAACGGCGCTTCAGCACGCATGGGCGGAAAACGAACATCGAATTCAATACAAGAAATCTAAGAATCCCGAACTTCAGAAGCGCTTCCTGAGACTGGCTGCGGCAATCAGTTCGGCGGACGAGGAGTTCGATCGCATCTACGAAATCAACGAGCAATTGCAGAAGAATGCGGAGGCTGCCGAAGCGGAGGTCCTTGGTACGGAGATCGACGCGGCCTCGGACTCCTCGGTCGAGAACGACCTTCAGCTCTCGCGAGTATCGTTGCTTTTTGGAAAGCGGCCTAGCGAGCTCTTAGCCGAGAATCGACCGTCCGAGGCCATCCAAGTCTACGACCGGTTCATCGACATGCAGCCGAACCAAGTCACACATTACGTCGGTAGGGCCAAAGCGCGCGCGCTCGCCGGCGATATCGAGGGCGGGCTTGCGGACCTCGCCATCGCCAAGGCGAAGAGCCCTGAGCATCAGGCGACGAAGGCACTGCAAAGGTTCTTCGATAGGCTGCTAAAGAACGTAGAAGGGCATACGGCTCCTATCGCGTAG
- a CDS encoding FecR domain-containing protein, which produces MSEVHASPMPTRDEEAASWWLKLQANEGHLSAEEGDAFDAWLAADTANDDALQRCAAVWNDLDGLAGAPEMVAMRADALEHMRRLNQRRWAKPLRTGKLAYAAAAVLVLSVGAGAWYLNTADDQQLATGLGERRVLALADGSHVSMDAKTQVAVSLSNGQRRLQIDAGRAKFDVAAEPHRPFTVEAGGHIVVATGTSFSTERVDGKLHVIVYEGKVVVLNGAMPDPRTLLSLRHQPTPGVIALRPGQEFVVQDGAARGIVRNDVAGSSSWEAGMFEFIEEPLSDAVAQLNRYSAQAMVVTDARAAAIKVDGVFKAGQTEAFVEAMTRVYPVRTRRRTDGTIEISSRN; this is translated from the coding sequence ATGTCTGAAGTGCACGCTTCACCCATGCCCACGAGAGACGAAGAAGCAGCCAGCTGGTGGCTGAAGCTTCAGGCGAACGAGGGACATCTCAGCGCAGAGGAAGGCGACGCGTTCGACGCCTGGCTGGCAGCGGATACCGCCAACGACGACGCCCTGCAGCGCTGTGCCGCGGTCTGGAACGACCTTGACGGCCTGGCGGGTGCGCCGGAGATGGTGGCGATGCGCGCCGATGCGCTTGAGCATATGCGGCGGCTCAATCAGCGGCGCTGGGCAAAGCCGCTCCGTACGGGAAAGCTCGCTTATGCGGCCGCCGCGGTTCTGGTCCTGTCGGTGGGGGCCGGCGCGTGGTACTTGAACACGGCAGATGACCAGCAGCTCGCGACCGGCTTGGGCGAGCGCCGCGTATTGGCCCTTGCCGACGGATCGCACGTTTCGATGGACGCGAAGACGCAGGTGGCGGTTTCGCTGTCGAACGGTCAGCGCCGGCTCCAGATCGACGCCGGCCGCGCAAAGTTCGATGTGGCGGCCGAGCCGCACCGCCCCTTCACCGTCGAAGCCGGCGGGCATATCGTCGTCGCGACCGGCACGTCCTTTTCAACCGAGCGAGTCGACGGCAAGCTGCACGTGATCGTCTACGAAGGCAAAGTCGTGGTCCTGAACGGCGCGATGCCGGACCCGCGGACGCTGCTGTCGCTCCGTCATCAACCCACGCCGGGCGTGATTGCGCTGCGCCCCGGCCAGGAGTTCGTCGTGCAGGACGGGGCAGCGCGAGGCATCGTGCGGAACGACGTGGCCGGATCGTCCAGCTGGGAAGCGGGCATGTTCGAGTTCATCGAGGAACCGCTTTCCGACGCGGTCGCCCAGCTAAACCGCTATTCGGCTCAGGCCATGGTCGTGACGGACGCGCGCGCTGCGGCGATCAAGGTGGACGGCGTTTTCAAGGCCGGACAGACCGAAGCCTTTGTCGAAGCGATGACCCGCGTCTACCCGGTCCGGACGCGGCGCCGCACTGACGGCACGATAGAGATTTCATCGCGCAATTGA